GTTTACGAGGATCTAGCGGTGGCCGTCCGGTCACGCGCTTGCCGGGGGCCGAGCCCATTTACTCCCTGGCCGGCTGGCAGcttgctcgtcgtcgccgacgtCGGCAGACAACGCAGCTGCCCCGAAGCTTGACCCCCACCGCGGCAGCGAGCCTGTGAGGTGAGGTCACCCTCAGCTCGTACCTCCGGCCGGTGATCCACCCACACGTGGCCATGCCGCACGCAGGGCCGCCCCCACGTGGCCCTGCCCCCAGCAACGCCCAGCGGGGCCCGCCACGGCCACCGGTTCACACGCCCCTTTGCGCAAGTAGGGAGTAGAGAATGGTAAAAACGGGAACCACCACGCTTGTTAGGCCCACACGGCAGTGACTAAACTATTCTCCCTTCcacgagcaggagcagcagcaggcgaggcgaggcgaggcgagcagcACAGCACCACCTGCCCGCCCCCCCCCAGCCCCACGGTGCCGCGACCTTATCCTGGTGCAGTACACACAAGGACAGGGGGAGCAGGCAGCAGGGATCCGCGAAGGCAAAGAGGGGTCggggaagaaagaaaaatcCACGGCGCCACCGTGTCACCCCCGCACTGGcggccgcgcgccgctgccGACGACGCCTATATCAATCGcaagcctccacctcctctcctcatcctctctcTCACTCACAACGCAGAGCAGATAGCAGAGCGTGCCTCGCTCCTGTTTCTCCGTCGTTCAGCTTCCTCCCTCCAGAAATCTCCTCGCGGTAGGTTGGTCTCcaacgccgccggccggccaccgccatgGGCATCGTCGACGTCGTCTCCGAGTACTGCTCCTTACCCAGGACCCGCCGCCACCTCAAGAAGCGGAAGCAGTTCCAGGTAACCAACCTTTCTTCCATCCATCCCCAACCTCCACTCCACTCCATCTCCTCTTCGATCCGGAAGAGCAGAACCATCGATTTTTATATGTAATATGTATATGCGTATATCCTGACGGGACCTTCTCCGGCCAGACGGTGGAGATGAAGGTGCTGATCGACTGCGACGGCTGCGAGCGAAAGGTCCGGAAAGCCCTGGAGGGCATGAAGGGCGTGAGCTCCGTGGAcgtggcggcgcggcagcaCAAGGTGACGGTGACGGGCTACGTCGACGCCGGCAAGGTCATGCGCCGGGTCGCCTACAAGACGGGCAAGCGCGTGGAGCCGTGGCCGTACGTGCCCTACGACGTGGTGGCGCACCCCTACGCCCCCGGGGCCTACGACAAGAAGGCGCCGCCAGGGTACGTCCGCAACGTCGTCTCCGaccccaccgccgcgccgctggCGAGGGCGTCGTCGACGGAGGTCAGGTACACCGGCGCGTTCAGCGACGAGAACCCAAACGCCTGCGCCGTCATGTGATGTATGCGatcggcggaggaggtggctggccggccggccggccggccggccggcggtgcaTCATGAAGTAGGAGGGGTAATCGCTCCAGATTTCTTCTCTAGCTAGTAGGTGTAGTTGCTGGagcttttattttttggttttctttcttctctacCATTAGCTAGCTCATCTGGTTCGATGCCTGTAAAAGATGATGTTTTTGTAGTAGGTTTGTGCAAAAGAACTGCAAAATCAGtggtgaaaaaaaattattcgaGTTTGTAGGATTTTTTGAGAGCCTGGATCTGAGCTCGGCGGCGGAGACATGCATGATAATGACAGATGCGATGCATTCTTCCGGTGGTTGCAGGCTAATGATTTGTTTGTTGAGAAATTGGTATCCTTCAATCGGTTGCATTATTTGGTGGGTGAGCAGTCATGCTGATTGCTGGAGCAGATTGTGGTAAGCTAGGACAAAATAAACGACGATTTGTTTTAGCTAGTTTAAGAGCGATATTTCAGAAACGATTCAAACTCGGTGCAATTTGTCAGACCACAGACGACAACGGCCATGTTTTCAGGTCACTGCACTAGTGCTACTGGTGCGCATCGCAGAGCTTTGCAGACACTAATGAAATTTTGGTGAGCTTCTTGAATAGCTTGGGCTGTCAGTTACGTTTCCACCCTTTCGAAAAGGTTTGTCAGTTCCATTGTAACTAACCTCTGCTGAATCCATTGATGGTTCTCCAAGACAGACTCCAACTGAATCTTCCATGCGTCGGTACGAGTCACCAGTTTCAGTAATTCTTAACCATGACCTTTCCTTGTCTCGAGTGCCGGATAGGTCCCAAGACGGCAAGATCCGCCAAGTTAGGCTCTCGACTGCATCGACCCACGTGCTGGCAGCCATCGTACAACGGAGCACGTTCATCAGTTGTATTCTGTTTCCTCTTTAGCAGCTTCCTAGATCGATACCATGTGCACATGACTAACAGCACCAGCATACTTCACAGCGAATCTCAGctaaactgattttttttctacctGCATCAAGAAAAGGTTTGACGGACAGAGAGTATGTCGAaacaagtaaaaaaataaaatcatgtgTCACAGAAGATGAGCAAATTTCAATAATCATCGCATCAATCTTCTAACGCTGGCAAAGAAAACGATAGAAGGGTAGCTCTCTCGCCTCTcgaccgcccccccccccccccctactcCAGCGGCCGCTGCCAAAGCCGGTTCCCATGTCGcaccccttccctcctcctctcgtccTCTCCACTCCCACTCCGCCTCCACTC
This genomic window from Setaria viridis chromosome 8, Setaria_viridis_v4.0, whole genome shotgun sequence contains:
- the LOC117833108 gene encoding heavy metal-associated isoprenylated plant protein 27 — protein: MGIVDVVSEYCSLPRTRRHLKKRKQFQTVEMKVLIDCDGCERKVRKALEGMKGVSSVDVAARQHKVTVTGYVDAGKVMRRVAYKTGKRVEPWPYVPYDVVAHPYAPGAYDKKAPPGYVRNVVSDPTAAPLARASSTEVRYTGAFSDENPNACAVM